ACAAACCTTCAAGATCTCTAAAGTGGGAACTATCGCTGGTTGTATGGTGACTGACGGCAAGATCTATAGAAATGGAGGGGTAAGAATCATCAGGGAAGGAATCGTAGTTCATACTGGAGAGCTAACTGCTTTGAAACGTTTCAAGGATGACGTCAAAGAAGTTGCTAAAGGTTATGAATGTGGTATTCAGATCAAGAACTATAATGATATCAAAGAAGGAGATGTGATAGAATGTTTCAGAGAAGTAGAGGTGAAGAAAAAGCTCTAGTTCGCTAGAAAATTGATACAATAAAAAACGGCGCTTGAATGACTCAAGCGCCGTTTTTATTTTCGTTGAAATTGGTTTAAGGCTTCATCACAATCGCATTTGGGAATTGTTCTCTAACGATTATTAAAGCTTGATCTGCTTCAAGACGATTTCTGAATTTCCCCACTCTTACGGCTAGATTAGGAGATTCCCAAAAAAGATCGCATTTCCATCCTAAAGCAAGGGCCTCATAATCCCTCTTCATTTTTGTCGCTTTTTCTCTATTACCATAATAGAGTTGAATCGTATAACGATCTTTCAATTTTCCAGTCTGATCCAGTTTTTGTTTCGTTTCTATCAGCTCCGTCAGAGTATTCGGTTCAATTTTTTTGGAATTTTGACCCTGAGAAATGAAAGGAATTGATGTGAATAACAGACATATAAGTAGGTTCAGTGACAATAGTTTTTGCATGATAATAAGGTATTACGCTTTCGCGAAAGCGAGATCTATTTAGACTAATTATAAATTAATTTCTTCAATTATAGCAAGGCATTTGTAAGCATCTAGTACTTATTTTTGCAATTGCATTAACATACGGTAAAACACCGTAATTATTGTGCCAAAGTTATTGTAATAATCTCGATAGAAGATGATAAATAGGAAATTACATTTTTCCAACTGGTCGCTCGTTTTAGCTTTTGTATTTATAAGTCTGTCGTCTTTTGTGCATGCGCAAGAAGATGCAACGTCAGATGGCGAGTCAGCTATGCCGGTTGAAGCTTCTGCTACTGAAGATGCAGCCGCCGCAAGCTCTACAGGTGATGCTAAGGCTGGAGAAAGTCTTTTTAAAGCAAACTGTGCATCATGTCATAAGCTTTACAAGAAGGCAGTTGGGCCTGCATTGCATGGAGTAACAGAGCGTCGCGATCGTGAGTGGTTGTATAAGTGGATCAAAAATTCTGCTGCGCTTATTGCGAGTGGCGATCAAGAAGCGGTTGAGCTTTATAATGAGTGGGGTCAATCTAACATGAATGCTTTTCCACAGCTTTCAAATACTGATATAGACAACATCCTTGCTTATACGGACACGCCAAAGCCAGAGCCTGTCGCTGCTCAAATTGATGGAGGTGGAACTCAATCTGGAACTGTCGATAACGGAATGACAAACAACCTGATACTGGGAGCGCTTGCGATTGTACTTGTTCTTCTTGTGGTGCTGTTAATCGTGGTGAACAAAACTTTGAAGCGTTTTGCAGAGGCAAACGGTATTCAAACAGATTTTGTTGATGAGAGCGCGCCAGCTCGCACTCCTATCTGGAAAGCGTTTGTGCAGAATCAGTTTTTAGTATTAGTTACAGCTATTTTCTTATTGCTTGCGAGTGCCTATTTTGCTTACGGAGCATTAATGAGCGTAGGTGTAGATCAGGGTTATGCTCCGGTACAGCCTATTCATTATTCCCACAGAATTCACGCTGGTACTAATCAGATCGAGTGTAAGTACTGTCACTCAAGTGCTATGAAGTCCAAGCATTCTGGCATACCTTCCTTAAATGTTTGTATGAACTGTCACAAATCGATTGCTGAGGTGGCTCCAGAAACCTATCAAGAAGGTATCAATGAGTACGGTATCGATTACAATAAAGAGATTCAGAAGCTTTATGCTGCAACGGGATGGAGTGAAGATGAGCAGGCGTTTGTGGGTGAAGAGCAGCCTGTAAGATGGGTGCGTATTCACAACTTGCCTGATCTGGCGTACTTTAATCACGCACAGCATGTAAATGCTGGAAACATTGCCTGTCAAACGTGTCACGGTCCTGTTCAGGAAATGGAGGTGATGTATCAATACTCTCCGTTAACAATGGGATGGTGTATCAATTGTCACCGTGAGACAAACGTTGATCTTCAGGGTAATGGTTATTATGAAGAAATTCACAGAGAGCTTTCAGAAAAACGCGGCGGTCGTCAATTGACCATTGCTGATTTGGGAGGTTTGGAATGTGGTAAGTGCCACTATTAATTATATAGTTATAGACATTTATGGCTACAAGTAAAAGATATTGGAAAAGCACCGCTCAACTCGAGGATAATAACGAGATCGTAAAAGATCTTGAGCAAAAGGAGTTCGCTAATCCCATTCCTACTGAGCAATTCTTAGGTGATGACTCTGCTATGGCTGAGTCTAAAACCTCTAGAAGGGATTTCTTGAAATACGTTGGGTTCAGTACGGCTGCTGCGT
This genomic interval from Nonlabens spongiae contains the following:
- a CDS encoding c-type cytochrome; this encodes MINRKLHFSNWSLVLAFVFISLSSFVHAQEDATSDGESAMPVEASATEDAAAASSTGDAKAGESLFKANCASCHKLYKKAVGPALHGVTERRDREWLYKWIKNSAALIASGDQEAVELYNEWGQSNMNAFPQLSNTDIDNILAYTDTPKPEPVAAQIDGGGTQSGTVDNGMTNNLILGALAIVLVLLVVLLIVVNKTLKRFAEANGIQTDFVDESAPARTPIWKAFVQNQFLVLVTAIFLLLASAYFAYGALMSVGVDQGYAPVQPIHYSHRIHAGTNQIECKYCHSSAMKSKHSGIPSLNVCMNCHKSIAEVAPETYQEGINEYGIDYNKEIQKLYAATGWSEDEQAFVGEEQPVRWVRIHNLPDLAYFNHAQHVNAGNIACQTCHGPVQEMEVMYQYSPLTMGWCINCHRETNVDLQGNGYYEEIHRELSEKRGGRQLTIADLGGLECGKCHY
- a CDS encoding SPOR domain-containing protein; translated protein: MQKLLSLNLLICLLFTSIPFISQGQNSKKIEPNTLTELIETKQKLDQTGKLKDRYTIQLYYGNREKATKMKRDYEALALGWKCDLFWESPNLAVRVGKFRNRLEADQALIIVREQFPNAIVMKP